TCATCCGCAGGGTCAAGGAGCCCTCGCACCAGGTGACCATCGCCATCGTGGGCAAGTACATCGGGCTCAAGGACTCCTACAAGAGCCTCATCGAGGCCCTCACCCACGGGGGCATCGCCAACGAGGCCGCCGTGCGGCTTCAGTGGGTGGACTCCGAGGAAATAGAAAGCCAGGGCGCGGAGAAGTTTCTCTCCGACTGCGACGGCGTCCTGGTACCGGGGGGCTTCGGCCACCGGGGCATCGAGGGAAAGATAAAGGCCATCCGCTACGCCCGGGAGAAGAAGATACCCTTCTTCGGCATATGCCTGGGCATGCAGTGCGCGGTCATCGAATACGCCCGCAACGTCTGCGCCCTCCCCCAGGCCAACAGCTCGGAGTTCTATACCACCACGCCCGACCCCGTCATCTACCTCATGGAGAAGTGGTATGACCACAAGCACGGGCGGGAGGAAAAGCGCACCGAGGCCTCCGACAAGGGAGGGACGATGCGGCTGGGGGCCTATCCCTGCGTGCTTCAGCCCGGCACCAGGGCCCACGAGGCGTACCAGACCGAGCAGGTATCGGAACGCCACCGCCACCGCTACGAGTTCAACAACGCCTACAAGGGTCTCCTCACCCAGTTGGGGATGCGCGTCAGCGGCACGAGCCCCGACCACGAGCTGGTGGAAATCGTGGAGGTGAAGGAGCATCCCTGGTTTCTGGGGTGCCAGTTCCACCCGGAGTTCAAGTCCCGGCCCACCGCCCCCCATCCCCTGTTCAAGGCCTTCATAGGAGCGGCCCTGCACGAGAAGCGGCTCCTTTTTCCCGAGGAGCAGAGCCTCCCCGAGCACCAGCACGAAGGCCGATGACCCGCCGGGTGGACATCGGTCCCGCGCGCGCGGGCGGCGGAGGGCCCCTCATGGTCATCGCCGGCCCCTGCGTCATCGAAAACGAGGAAGTCGTCCTCGTCACGGCCCGGGCCCT
This sequence is a window from Nitrospirota bacterium. Protein-coding genes within it:
- a CDS encoding CTP synthase encodes the protein MAKFIFVTGGVLSSLGKGIAAAATGALLEAKGYKVGIQKLDPYINVDPGTLSPFQHGEVFVTDDGAETDLDLGHYERFTSMRATQANNYTTGKIYFNVITKERRGDYLGDTVQIIPHVTDEIKASIQSAVGDNDVLIVEIGGTVGDIESLPFLEAIRQMRHDAGRENVLYMHLTLVPFIATSGEQKTKPTQHSVRELREIGIQPDVLLCRTDRALPPGVKSKIALHCNLEEEAVVAAMDVSSIYEVVLSLDEEGLTTAVCRKLALDAAPPDLALWKDIIRRVKEPSHQVTIAIVGKYIGLKDSYKSLIEALTHGGIANEAAVRLQWVDSEEIESQGAEKFLSDCDGVLVPGGFGHRGIEGKIKAIRYAREKKIPFFGICLGMQCAVIEYARNVCALPQANSSEFYTTTPDPVIYLMEKWYDHKHGREEKRTEASDKGGTMRLGAYPCVLQPGTRAHEAYQTEQVSERHRHRYEFNNAYKGLLTQLGMRVSGTSPDHELVEIVEVKEHPWFLGCQFHPEFKSRPTAPHPLFKAFIGAALHEKRLLFPEEQSLPEHQHEGR